The genomic DNA CGGTGAGCCACTGGTTCTCATCGAGAGTGCCAACGTAGCCGTCGTAGGAGATCGGCGACGCGCCGCACGCTGCCGCGTAGCCCTGACGTCGCTCTCTCGCCAGGGCCACATGCTCGGCCCATCGCTCCTTGTCATCCGAAAAGATGGCCGGTTGCGCCTCGGAAATGCGGCGAACAGCGCCTTCGGTCATGAGACTTCCTCCCGTGATTGCGTTGCTGACAAACAGAACGCTACACGAATGCTTGCGGTTGTCAACGCGCGTGTTGACATAGGGAGGCCCCCGTGCCGGGGAAGGGGCACGGGGGCCGGGTCTCGGTGAAGCAGTGCTCAGCCGACGCTGTAGCGGGTGCGGGAGATGAGGCGTGCTCCGTACGGCAGGGCGGCGTGGTCGACGAGCTCGGGCTCGCCGTGCATCCAGGAGACTCGCCAACGGCCGCGTACGACGCTGAGGTTTTGGACGAGCCCGATCGGGCTCCAGCCCCGTATCCGGGATTCGCCGTGCTGTCCGACCCAGACGCCGGGGAGCTGGATGAAGTCTCCGGGCTGGACGAGGTCGAGCGGGATCCGCGGCTGCGCGTCTCCGTGAATGACCTTCAGAGCGGGGACGGTAGCGCCAGCGATCCGGGAGGAAACCGTGAGGAGCAGGAAGTGCCTGGTGTACTCGACGGTGACGCGCCGGGTGCCGTCGACCCGCTTGTCCAGGCGGGGCATGTCGAGCAGGACGTCCTCGTAGCGGGCGGCGTTGGCGTTCCGGGGCGCGGCGATCGTCGTGACGACGGTGGCTTCGCTGGTCTGGGTCTGGATTTTGCGGACGGGCAGGCCGGCGTGCTGGAGCCGGTGGCGGATCAGGCCGGTCTGGCGCATGGTGACGGGTTTTATCGTGACAGACATGGAAGTTCCTCCCGTTTGCGTTGCTGACAGTAAGCACGCTACGGGAGCGAACCCCCGGGTGTCAACACGCGCGTTGACACCCGGGGGCGTGCGTCTACGGCTTGGTGGCCCAGATGACGCGGGTGATCGTCGAGGTGCCGGAGTTGGCGAAGGTGTCGCCCGGGAGTTCGTAGTGGTCCCCGTGCTCCTCGATGAGCTCGCGGATCTCGCAGTACTTGCGATCCTCGCGGTAGGAGAAGCTGTTCGGGACGATGGCGACGAGGGTTCCGTCGTACGCGAGCATGTCCCACGCCTTACGCACGTGGTCGATCCAGATGGTGCGGTTGCCGGGGACGTTGAACGGCGGGTTCATCAGGATGCCGTCGAACCGCAGTTCGGCCTCTTCGGGTGCCGGGTCGTAGACGTCGGGACCGTACTCCTCGAACGTGATGTTCCTGACCTCGTGGCGGAAGTGCTTGCCAATGTGCTCGGCCAGACCGCGTTCGGGCTCGATAGCGGTGAGGAAGTAGTCGCGCATTCGGAACTCCTCGTGCAGGGCTCGGACGAGGTTGCCGTTCCCGGCGGACGGTTCGAGCAGCAGCAGCGGCCCGTCCCACCTGATCTTGCGCTTGAGGAGGCCGGCGAGCTCGGCGGCGAGCTCGGGCGGTGTCGGAAAGAAGTTGGTGCGCTGGCGGTTCTCGCGGCCGCCGACGGAGGCCGCGAGCTTGACCGCCTTTTCGACGGCCGCGTTGGCATCGTCGTGGCGTCCTTCGGCGGTCGCTTTCCTGGCCTGGACGCGGAGCATGAGTTCGGTGGCGCGCATGGGTCCTCATTTCGTTTGCGTTGCTGACACGAAGAACACTAGCGTCACTATTTGCGCTGGTCAAGCGTCCTATCCGAACAGCGAGACCTGTTCGACCTCCGCCTTGGTGACAGGAGGGGCCGGGGGCGCCGGGGGCGCCGGGCGGGCGCGCTTGCGCCTGGGGGCCACCTCCAACTGCCCTTCCTCGAAGAGGCTGATGCGGATCGACTCGCCGACGGCTGGCCCGTCGAGATACAGCAGTTCGTACCAGTCGCGAATCACTCCGCCTTCGCGCGGAAACCAGAACAGGCCGTTCGGCTTGCTGCGCACCCATACGCACCCACTGGCGCCCGTCACCTGGCGAACGTCCTTATTGGACGGCTCCGGGTCTCCGTATTCCCACTGCACGACATGCTCCTTTGCATTGCTGACAACCAGAACGCTATACACATCGCGACAGACGGGCAACCCCGCAATTCCGGGAGCGAACCCGCGAACATTCGACGGGAGCGAACCGAGAATCAGGCGTCGGTCTTCGCGGCCGCCGTCATGGCGAGGAGTTGCTGATAGGTGGTGAGCAGCACGGTGGTGAGCGCGGTCCGGGCCGCGCGGTTGAGTGAACGGTCCTGACCGATCGCGAGCATGGCGACAGTGATCGGGTCCTGGCCGGGCTCGTCGGCGGGCGACTCGGCGCCGGTGAGAAAGTCGGCGACGTCGAGCCGTCCCCACCTGCACAGCGCGGCAAGGCCGTCCGCGGCCGGTGCGGCGCCGTGCTTCATGCGGCTGAGCATGGCGGCGGACACTCCGGTCGCGCGAGCGACGTCGATCCAGGTCATGCGACGGGCGAGCCGGACCGTGTCGAGCGCGGAGTGGAAGCCGTCCGCGTCGAACCGAGTGCTCATCTGATCCCCTGCCCGTGCAGGTCGCCGCGCTGTTTCGACGACACCCTGCGGCCGACGCTACGACTGGGTCCCGCCACGCGGGAAAACTCGGGTGGCCGTCTCGCGCGCACGTGTTGTACTGTTCTCACAGTCAGCAACACACCGGGTGGCGTTTACGCAGGCCTGGGGCAAAAGGTGGGCCCGTCGCCGTAGCGACGGGCCCTTGCCCCTCGGAATTGCCACGAGGTGTCAGCAACGCAGCATGAAAGGCGAGACGGATTATGGCACAGGAGGACCGGACGATCGACGACGCTCTGCCCGAACTGTGGACCATGCAGGGGCTCGCGACCGCGGCAGGCGTTCCGCGCAGCGACGTCGCCAAGCAGTACCTCGCCGGCCTGCTTCCTGGTGTCCGGGTCGGCGAGCGCCTCACGGTGTTCCGTGCCAAAACGCTGAACAAGCTGCGGAAGAACCCGGCACCGAATACGCCGAAGAAGGACGGCCGAATTCCTGAGCTGGTGACCACTGCGTGGGTCGCGGAACGCTGGGACCGCTCATCGACGGCGATCGACCGGCTCTACCGCTCCGGGAAGATACCGGGAAAGGTGCTCGGCGGCGTGCTGCTGTTCCGCCGGGCACTGATCGAAGAGCTCGATATCGACGAGCTCACGCCCGGCCCGCACCACGAGCAGGTCGGGACCGGCGAGCCGGTCGAGGACCCGAAGCTGGCCGGGCTGCTCACCCGGGAGGAGGCGGCTGCGGTTCTGGGAATCAATCCGCAAGAGGTGATCACCTGGTACCGCTACGGCCGAGTCCCCGGCACCACGGCGACGACGACGGCCACCGCGCAGCGCAAGCTGCTGGTATTTCGTGAAGCGACGTTGCTCAACCTCGATGAGTCGAAGTTGCTCGAACCAGCTCGCGACGCCGTTCTCCCCGACCTTGTGTCCGGTGCGGAGGCTGCCGAAATCCTCGGGATCAGCGCTAAGGCGCTGGCGGACTGGAACGAGGCCGGCAAGCTGCCCGGCCGTCTGGTGACGGACAAGGACGAAGAGCGGCGGCGCATGGTGTACCGCCGGGAGGTCGTGGAGAGGCTTGCCGGGAGGTAACCGCTGGTGAACGACGAAGGGCCCCGCCCCCGTTTCGGGAGGCGGGGCCCTTCGTCGTTCACTCCCCTGCCCGGTCTTCCTCGAGCTGGTGGTCTCCACCCGCGCAG from Amycolatopsis japonica includes the following:
- a CDS encoding sigma-54-dependent transcriptional regulator family protein; this encodes MRATELMLRVQARKATAEGRHDDANAAVEKAVKLAASVGGRENRQRTNFFPTPPELAAELAGLLKRKIRWDGPLLLLEPSAGNGNLVRALHEEFRMRDYFLTAIEPERGLAEHIGKHFRHEVRNITFEEYGPDVYDPAPEEAELRFDGILMNPPFNVPGNRTIWIDHVRKAWDMLAYDGTLVAIVPNSFSYREDRKYCEIRELIEEHGDHYELPGDTFANSGTSTITRVIWATKP
- a CDS encoding helix-turn-helix domain-containing protein, with the translated sequence MSTRFDADGFHSALDTVRLARRMTWIDVARATGVSAAMLSRMKHGAAPAADGLAALCRWGRLDVADFLTGAESPADEPGQDPITVAMLAIGQDRSLNRAARTALTTVLLTTYQQLLAMTAAAKTDA
- a CDS encoding MerR family transcriptional regulator, giving the protein MAQEDRTIDDALPELWTMQGLATAAGVPRSDVAKQYLAGLLPGVRVGERLTVFRAKTLNKLRKNPAPNTPKKDGRIPELVTTAWVAERWDRSSTAIDRLYRSGKIPGKVLGGVLLFRRALIEELDIDELTPGPHHEQVGTGEPVEDPKLAGLLTREEAAAVLGINPQEVITWYRYGRVPGTTATTTATAQRKLLVFREATLLNLDESKLLEPARDAVLPDLVSGAEAAEILGISAKALADWNEAGKLPGRLVTDKDEERRRMVYRREVVERLAGR